Within the Gloeobacter kilaueensis JS1 genome, the region CTTGTCGCCCAGTCTGTGTCCCTCGGGGCGGGCGATTATATCCAGCGCGGCATCGATCGCGCCAGCCACAACGACGTGCGCGGCATGAACGAAAACTTTGACAAGGCGCTGCAGCTTGCTCCCAACTCCTATCAGGTCTACGTGCAGCGCGGTTATGCCCGCGCCATGCTCAAAGACTACAAGGGGGCGGTGGCGGACCAGACCGCAGCGCTCCGGCTCAAGCCGGATGTGGCCGAAGCCTACGCCAACCGGGGCACCTCCCGCTACCGGCTGGGGGAGCGCGAGCAGGCCCGCGCCGACTGGCGCAAGGCCGCTCAGATCTTCCGGCAGAAGGGAGCGGACGAGCAGGCCGAGCAACTTGAGGCGGTGCTGCGGCAGTACAAATAATTGCACAATAGTAAAGAGTGTGTAACTTTCCGTAAAGGGTTTTCATGGCGGATCAACTGGTACGGGCGACGGCGGCGGACGGACGGATCCGGGCTGTGGGGGTGCTGACGACGCGCCTGACGGCGGAAGCGCGCGAGCGCCACAAACTTTCTTACGTTGCGACGGCGGCCCTCGGGCGGACGATGGCGGCGGGGCTGCTGCTCGCTTCCAACCTCAAGCAAGGGACGGCGCGGGTGAATCTGCGGGTGCAGGGCGACGGCCCTCTAGGCGGCATCCTGGTCGATGCCGGAGCGGACGGCACCGTGCGCGGCTACGTCAAACACCCTGAAGTCGAATTGCCCCCTTCGCCGAAGGGCAAGCTCGACGTCGGTCGGGCAGTCGGGGCGAACGGCTTTCTCTACGTGGTGAAAGACCTCGGCTACGGCTATCCGTTTTCGGGCACGACCGAACTGGTGAGCGGCGAAATCGGCGACGACATTACCCACTATCTGGTCACCTCCGAGCAGATCCCTTCGGCTTTGCTTTTGGGTGTTTTCGTCGGAGCGGAGGGCGTCGAGGCGGCGGGTGGATTGCTGTTGCAGGTGATGCCCGGCCCGGCGGGCGAGGAGGACGAGCAACTCGCTTCTACCCTCGAAGCGAGGCTCGCCAAGATCGAAGGCTTTACACCCCTGGTGCGCCAGGGCAAGCGCCTGCCGCAGATCTTTTCTGAATTGCTCGAAGATCTGCAGCCGCAGATTTTCGCGGATGTGCAATTGGTGCGCTTCCACTGCCAGTGCTCCAGCGAGCGGGTGCTGCGGGCACTTAAGCTGATGGGCGAGGCTGAATTGCTCGACATGATCGAAAAGGACGGCGGCGCGGAGGCGACCTGCCATTTTTGCAATCAGGTCTATCAGGTAGGAGCAAACGAACTGGAAGATCTGGTCGAACAACTGCGCAGCGAACGGGAGGCGTCTGCCCAGGAGTAGTCAGTCCTTAGTCCCTTGCCTGGACAATGCCCGCTTGCCTTCAGCTCCGGCAGGTCCAGGGGCTCAGTATTAACGTCAGTTCGGGATAAGGAAAGGCGGTCCAATAGGCTGAAATTACTACAAACCACACCCAGGAGGGTCTGTCACCCCGTCAAATATTCTCCATATCTGGATTGGCT harbors:
- a CDS encoding tetratricopeptide repeat protein; this encodes MRPFSLPVILLTLALLVVPAGAMPARPLLVAQSVSLGAGDYIQRGIDRASHNDVRGMNENFDKALQLAPNSYQVYVQRGYARAMLKDYKGAVADQTAALRLKPDVAEAYANRGTSRYRLGEREQARADWRKAAQIFRQKGADEQAEQLEAVLRQYK
- the hslO gene encoding Hsp33 family molecular chaperone HslO — its product is MADQLVRATAADGRIRAVGVLTTRLTAEARERHKLSYVATAALGRTMAAGLLLASNLKQGTARVNLRVQGDGPLGGILVDAGADGTVRGYVKHPEVELPPSPKGKLDVGRAVGANGFLYVVKDLGYGYPFSGTTELVSGEIGDDITHYLVTSEQIPSALLLGVFVGAEGVEAAGGLLLQVMPGPAGEEDEQLASTLEARLAKIEGFTPLVRQGKRLPQIFSELLEDLQPQIFADVQLVRFHCQCSSERVLRALKLMGEAELLDMIEKDGGAEATCHFCNQVYQVGANELEDLVEQLRSEREASAQE